The Girardinichthys multiradiatus isolate DD_20200921_A chromosome 21, DD_fGirMul_XY1, whole genome shotgun sequence genomic sequence GTCTTTGACATGtataaaatcaaagaaaacaagacaCATTCAAGAGAATGAGTGGGCGTGAATGACATATGACACTAAGAGAGACAAAGTACGTTTAGAAACTTCAATACTATTGGGAAGAGGAGCACAGACAGCACCAAGTTTAAGGGAGTTACAGCATAATAGTGATACATTGTGGTGTACCATCGTAGTGTTGTGTACCATgaggaaagaaataaatgtttagatttAAAGAGGCTTCTGAGGAAAACTTTCAGAAATTAGTTGCCAGCATAGTGATTCTGATATGGTCATGTCAAAGCAACAATtatgcattagcagagattttagTAATTTATCATACAATAAAAAGAGCTCCAGTTTGTTGCCAGTCTGTACAccatataaaaacaatttacCCCTTTTTTCCTTCTTACTTTCTGACATTAAAGGAAATTACTCTTTTATAGTTTTAGTTCAGtgaggattaccaaaattatgcATAGTTCCTAATGCCAGAAAAATTTGAGGATTTTTTTGCCAAATGCAGGCACagctgtggatgtattttaaggcaacacctcaaacatacAGCTTTTTTTGTGTGAGACATTAAAAAATTATAAGAAATTTTTTGGGGCAGAGAAATTTGGACTTCCATAAGTCTTGTTCATTCTCAGATTTTCAATTTCCAGACAGCTGAAGGGACCatattcatctgttcaaacaattttaTGGCAGTTTAAACAGAATGGGAATGTCTACATCATATCGTTCAGGAAGTAGATGGGCtctgggttttgtgttttagtGCAGAGTGTCTTGGGGAGATGAGTATCATTATCCACAGTACAAGCCGTGTACCGACATGGGTTGAAAGGCCACCGAGCAAGGAGGGAAGCCATTGTTccaaaagaaacatcaaaagcCTGATTCCAGTTTGCAAATACAATCAGGCacagaaaacgtttttttttttggacacatGTACTgtggtctgataaaactaaaattaaagtgTTTTACCCATAACAATCTTTACATTGGTTGGGAAAATGGCAAAGCTTTTTAGCCTGAGAATGCGAAGTATGGTGGTGTTGTGTGGTTGTTTTGCTgtaggagggactggtgcacttcaaaaAACAGATGGCATttttatatgtgtatatttactGCTGATATTGTTCAATCTTTATGTATAAGTGAAGCACTTCACTTATACATATGTATAATCAAATGAATCCTGTGAAAGCGATTCCTTCTTATCCTTAAACAGAAAGTAATTAGTGCAGCAAGGGTAAGGTGCAGGATTAGTGTGACCCGTGGGTCTTGCATTATTGCTGTGGACTCCGGACCCATTTCAGCCTCTTGATTCTCTGCACCACCACTGCTGCTGCTTCAATGAAGCAGGAGGTTTCAGAGCTGAGACAGGTATTTCCTGTTATGAGTCGTCTTTTAGCTCTTTGCTGCTGGGCCGCCTCTTACAATGATACAGGCGCAGGATGTCAGCGTCTGCCAGATTACAGTCACAGCCTCTTCACTCTACTCTTCACTCAGCTTCGTTTCTTTGCAGTCGTCTCTACTTTAGtgccacctccaccatcttgcTCACTTCTCTTAAATGTTCACGTCTCTTTAAATCCCTCATCCACAATCTCCTCACCTCTTCCTCTGTGATGGCCGTCTGCTAATCCGTCTCTGCCTTCTTTACAAAAGCTGCTGCTCATCCCTTCACCCCTCTTCACTGTTCATCACTTTATAGCTGACTGATGGCATTTGATATCTCCCATCTTTCCACACTGAAGGCAACGCAGACATTAATGGATAAAAAATTTGATCTGTAGACCGTAATCTACTGTCCtactcttttttttccccaacttTTTATCAATGGTGTTGCCAGAGTGATAATCCTGTGAATGTATTGTATGGAGCTTTTGGTTAATATTGTAGTAACTGCAAGGGTCAGCTTGGTtaattttaagatgttttatttgtctAAGAACATTGATCTACTTAAttattttcacaaaacaaaaatttcaaGCTGAATTTTAAGTTTGAAACTTGGGAATACCAGCTAGATTTATTATACCTATATTGACTACAATAAAGTTGTATCTCATACTATAGTTAATGGTCAACAATTGGACATTCTAGTAGCAGAAAAGAAATTTCAGCCTAGCTATATTTTAATTACCGCTGTGTCTTgaagttttatttgtatttgtttcaaaaTAACACTTCCGCTGAATGCTAGGCCTGCTAAAGTGTGAAGAAGCTTGTTACAGTAGCCCAGTACCTTTTGCACAATGCTGCATTTGTGCTACCATCATGGTAAAAGCATCATTTCATGCTACCATCATGTTAAAAGCTACATTTCATGCTAGCTTAACACTAAATGCTACTTTTATGCTAGCATCCTAAATGCTGAGTATTGTGCTAAATGCACTTTTTATGTTGGAGTCATGCTGaatgatacatttattttggcATCATGCAAATGCTGCATTTTTGCTAGCATTGTTCCCAATGCTACATTTTATATTAACATTGTTCTTAATGCTACATTTATGCTAAGAACATGCTAAGAGCTACATTTTCTCCTACCAGCATGCTAAATAACACTTTATGCTAGAACCATGCTACATTCTGCATTCATGCTACCACCATTCTAAATGTTGAGTATTTTGCTAAATGCTATTTGTATGTAGGATTCATGCTAAATGCTACAATTTATGCTAGCATTGTTCCTAATGCTACATTAATGATAAGAATACATTTATCCTACCGTCATGCTAAATGGCAGAAACTTGCTCAACGTAACATTTATGCTAGCATCATGCTAAGGGCTATAGCTAATTCTTTCTGTCCTCTGCAGGTCAGTCAAGGAAATGTCCCTGGTGTGGAAAGTGCATCCTTGGCCATGGACACAGAGGAAGGTGTCGAGGTGGTGTGGAATGAAGTTCTCTTCTCAGACAAAAAGGTCTTCAAAGCACAGGAGGTACTGTTACACTGTGTaccttttttaatcaaattctgATGCATGTTATTTTCACACATTTATTGTACTTCAATGGTTCAGAAACGCATAAGTTGAATGTTAGTAACCagttttgaaatgtatttataaccCTTTTTACATGTCTTTTTACCAACAATTTTAGCTATTGCTAGCATGATCAGACAGAGCTAGAGAAAAATCTAGATTATCTCGGTTTTTctatatctacaggtccttctcaaaatattagcatattgtgataaagttcattattttctataatgtcatgatgaaaatttaacattcatatattttagattcattgcacactaactgaaatatttcaggtcttttattgtcttaatatggatgattgtggcatacagctcatgaaaacccaaaattcctatctcacaaaattagcatatcattaaaagggtctctaaacgagctatgaacctaatcatctgaatcaacaagttaactctaaacacctgcaaaagattcctgaggccctTAAAACTCCCAggctggttcatcactcaaaaccccaatcatgggtaagactgccgacctgactgctgtccagaaggccactattgacaccctcaagcaagagggtaagacacagaaagaaatttctgaacgaataggctgttcccagagtgctgtatcaaggcacctcagtgggaagtctgtgggaaggaaaaagtgtggcagaaaacgctgcacaacgagaagaggtgaccggaccctgaggaagattgtggagaagggcggattccagaccttgggggacctgcggaagcagtggactgagtctggagtagaaacatccagagccaccgtgcacaggcgtgtgcagaaaatgggctacaggtgccgcattccccaggtcaagccacttttgaaccagaaacagcggcagaagcgcctgacctgggctacagagaagcagcactggactgttgctcagtggtccaaagtacttttttcggatgaaagcaaattctgcatgtcattcggaaatcaaggtgccagagtctggaggaagactggggagaaggaaatgccaatatgccagaagtccagtgtcaagtacccacagtcagtgatggtctggggtgccgtgtcagctgctggtgttggtccactgtgttttatcaagggcagggtcaatgcagctagctatcaggagattttggagcacttcatgcttccatctgctgaaaagctttatggagatgaagatttcatttttcagcacgacctggcacctgctcacagtgccaaaaccactggtaaatggtttactgaccatggtatcactgtgctcaattggcctgccaactctcctgacctgaaccccatagagaatctgtgggatattgtgaagagaacgttgagagactcaagacccaacactctggatgagctaaaggccgctatcgaagcatcctgggcctccataagacctcagcagtgccacaggctgattgcctccatgccacgccgcattgaagcagtcatttctgcaaaaggattcccgaccaagtattgagtgcataactgtacatgattatttgaaggttgacgttttttgtattaaaaacacttttcttttattggttggatgaaatatgctaattttgtgagataggaattttgggttttcatgagctgtatgccaaaatcatccatattaagacaataaaagacctgaaatatttcagttagtgtgcaatgaatctaaaatatatgaatgttaaattttcatcattacattatggaaaataatgaactttatcacaatatgctaatattttgagaaggacctgtataaaggcTAGGAATCAGGAATGATGCAGCACCTACTCAAGTTGTTTTCTATGCATGTGCAACTCACCTTTTGCATATATTCCCCTGATGCACCTAAATACAGCTTATTCCTTTTTGCAACCCCAGGAGTTGCCCGCTGCTAacaattagaaataatgaactATCATGTTGCCTTTGACTGTCAGActgctttaaacatttatgtTAAACAATTGCTTGCTGTAATATAAAAAGACAACACAACAAATGCTCCCACAATATTTACGAATTTCGAAATtgttttacttaaaaatcatATTATGCCAACAGAACACGTTGAATTaacagttttttgtatttttgattgAAAACTCCTCAGATTAAGAATAAAAACGTATTATTTATCTCTTAATGATTAGTCGATCAGCTTTCTTTAGTCCATAATTTAACGTGAGAATTTCAAACTTTACGTTATGTTTAATGTTTGTCATATATATGCAGGAAAAAATCAAGGAGATGTTTGAGAACCTGATGCAGGTCGAACACCCCAACATTGTCAAGTTCCACAAGTACTGGCTGGACATGAAAGAGACCGAGGCTCGGGTGAGAAGTTTATTCCTTCCCATGTTTTTCTTGCTACGTCTTATTAAAAGCACAGTTTTTaagtttacatatttttttcttttccacttGTGGCATACAGGTCATATTTATCACTGAATACATGTCTTCAGGGAGCCTCAAACAGTTCTTgaagaagacaaaaaagaacCACAAGACCATGAATGTGAAGGTCAGGATTTTCACTCAGGTCATATAATCAGTCTTAGACTTGAGGTAATTTAGGGTATTGCAGATCTACCATCTGTTTAGATCCATATATCCTAAAGGATTATTCATTACTTAACACCCTCTTGGCTTACTCTTCTCAGGATATAAATTTTATCTGGGGAATGTTATTGTTTGGCAGGAACTCATTCTTCCTCTTTGTCACACTGAGTGCATCTCGAGCTTCCTATATTGCAAAGATATATCACAGACCTTCATAATACATTCTTTTTATcctatgtgtttattttttgtggagAAAATTATAATCTGTAATCAAagatcttctttttctttcaggcCTGGAAGAGATGGTGCACCCAAATTCTGTCAGCACTTAAGTACTGAAAACTTTTATATAAAGGAAATTGATATTATGGATGTtggtttttacacattttacattGATATGCATGTTTTCTGTCAGTTATCTGCACTCCTGTGACCCACCAATAATCCATGGCAACCTAACCTGTGACACAATCTTCATCCAGCACAATGGCCTCATCAAGATCGGCTCAGGTCTGCTCCCAGCAGGGCTTCTTCTGATACTGCATCAAGTTTATTTCACTTCAGGAAGCACAATAAACATACTTGATTTTTATTTCCACAGTGTGGCACCGGCTGTTTGTTAATGGTAAGATGTACAATAGTTTTTTTAGTTTGCAGATTTATCATATTTGCCCATCACTATGTTATCTAATCTTGTATTTGGTGGATTTTCCTATCAGTTTTCCCAGATGCCAGTGTCCACAGCAAAGAAAGGCAACACCGGGATGAGCAGAGGAATCTTCATTTTTTTGCTCCTGAATATGGAGGTGAGTCTGCTGAGTGATCCTTCTGTTTACATTCCTGTGGCTTGATCTCTAATGAATTTTCtcagttttggtcattttcaCATCTAATGGTTCCCAGTCTGTTGGCTGAAGATTTACAAAATTCAGCAGAGCAATTTTTCTCAAACTTGTGttatttcaaatttaaactTATCTCAATAAACATGCAAAAGTAAACCAGTCAAAAGGTTTAATTAACATGTTTGTGCACATGGTTGCACTGAGAAAGTGCAGGATCCATCTATCTTTTCATTAATCAGTTttttcatccatccgtccatccacccagctgtttatccatccatctgtttgtttttccatccatccatcttgttTGCCAACCATATAACTCCATTCGGCAGTCAGTTTCTCCATCTATCTGTCCATctgttttcatccatccatccatccatccatccatccatctgtttgtttaatcatccatccatctatccgtttttccacccatccatcttgTTTGCCAACCATATAACTCCATTCGGCAGTCAGTTTCTCCATTTATCTGTCCATctgttttcatccatccatccatccatccatccatctatccatccatttgttCCTCCATCCAGTCTATATAAAGCCTGACCTCATTAGAAAAATCTGCCATAAACTCATTGCAAACCTTTGTATTTACACTGTGAAAATGGGCCAAAAAGAAGGGAGAACTCTTTGAAATTTGCATATGCAACCCTTTAGGGAATTTAaggaaaatcataaaaaatagaCCAAAATTACTCCACTATGATGTTAGACATACAGCATCATACAGACTGTAATTATTGATGTTAAAAGCGGTTCTGCAATGTATAGAAGCAAAGGTTGGTTCTCTACTGTAGTTCTTTAGTTTTGGCTTAATTTTTGCCCAGTATTTTCAAAGTGTAATATATAtatgaaccgtcaccttaacgtggtggaggggtttgagtgctcaaatgatcctagaggctatgttgtctggggcctaaatgcccctggtagggtctcccatggcaaacaggctctaggtgatgggtcagacaaagaatggttcaagaacccctcatgaagaacaaaatattgaggcacgttacgtcgcccggtacggcggagccggggtcccaccctggagccaggcctggggtcgggactcgtcggagagcgcctggtggccgggttgctcctcgtgggacccggccgggccaagcccgaacgagagacgcgaggccatcccccagtgggcccaccacctgcagggggaaccgtgagggaccggtgcaaagaggattgggtggcggacgaaggtggagacctcagcggcccgatccccggatgcttaggctggctctagggacgtggaatgtcacctcgctgggggggaaggagcctgagcttgtgcgggaggtcgagagatatcgactagaaatagtcgggctcgcctccacgcacagcgtgggctgtggaacccatctccttgagaggggttggactctcttctactctggagtggcccacggggagaggcggcgggctggtgtgggtttgcttgttgccccccagctcagccgtctcgtgttggggtttaccccagtagatgagagggttgtatccctgcgccttcgggttggggagaggtctctgactatcatttcagcctacgggccgagtggtagtgcagagtaccctgccttcttggcatccctgtcgggggtgctggatagtgcccctcccggggactccattattctgctgggggacttcaacgcccacgtggggaatgacagtgacacctggagaggcgtgatcgggaggaatggcctccccaatctgaatccgagtggtgttttgttattggacttctgtgctagtcacggattgtccataacgaacaccatgttcaaacataagggtgtccatcagtgcacttggcaccaggacaccctaggcaggaggtcgatgatcgactttgttgtcgtatcatcagaccttcggccgcatgttttggacactcgggtgaagagaggggctgggctgtccactgatcatcacctggtggtgagttggatccgctggaggaggagaaagccagacagacttggcaggcccaagcgcatagtgagggtctgctgggaacgcctggcggagccctcggccagggatgtattcaactccaacctccgggagagcttcgaccagatcccgggggatgttggagacatagagtccgagtggaccatgttctctgcatctattgtcgatgctgctgcccatagctgtggccgtaaggtctgcggtgcctgtcgtggcggcaatcccagaacccggtggtggacaccggcagtaagggatgctgttaaactgaagaaggagtcctatcggctgtggttggcttgtgggactcctgaggcggctgacgggtaccgtgaggccaagcgtgctgcggcccgggctgtggcagaggcaaaaactcgggcctgggaagagttcggtgaggccatggagaaggactaccggttggcctcgaagcgattctggcaaaccgtccggcgcctcaggagggggaagcagtgctttgccaacactgtttatagtgggggcaggagactgctgacctcgactgaggacattatcgggcggtggaaggagtacttcgaggatctcctcaatcctgccatcacgcattccgtggtggaaacagaggccggggactcggggttggactctttcatcacccaggctgaagtcaccgaggtggttaaaaagctccgcggtggcaaggcttcgggggtggatgagatccgccctgagtacctcaagtgtctggatgttgtagggctgtcatggttgacacgcctcttcaacattgcgtggcggtcggggacagtgcctctggactggcagactggggtggtggtccccctttataagaagggcgaccggagggtgtgttccaactacagggggatcacactcctcagcctccctggtaaggcctacgccagggtattggagaggagagtccgaccgatagtcgaacctcggcttcaggaggaacagtgtggttttcgtcccagccgtggaacactggaccagctctataccctctacagggtgctcgagggttcatgggagtttgcccaaccggttcacatgtgttttgtggacctggagaaggcattcgactgtgtccctcgtgatgccctgtggggggtgctccaggagtatggaatcgggggccctttattaggggccatccggtccctgtacgagcggagcaggagtttggtccgcattgccggcactaagtcggacctgttcccagtgcatgttggactccggcagggctgccctttgtcgccggtcccttttcataacttttatggacaggatttctaggcgcagccaagggctggagggggtctggtttggggaccagtggatttcgtctcttctttttgcggatgacgtggtcctgctggccccctctagccaagacctacagcatgcgctgtggcggttcgcagccgagtgtgaagcggctgggatgaggatcagctcctccaagtccgaggccatggtactcgaccggaaaagggtggcttgtcctcttcaggttggaggagagtttctgcctcaagtggaggagtttaagtatctcgggggcttgttcacgagtgagggaagaatggagcgggagatcgacagacgggtcggtgcggctgccacagtaatgggggcgctatgccggtccattgtggtgaagagagagctgagccaaaaagcaaagctctcaatttactggtcggtctacgttcctaccctcacctatagccatgaactttaggtcatgaccgaaagaacgagatcacggatacaagcggctgaaatgagcttcctccgtagggtggccgggcactcccttagagatagggtgaggagctcggccatccgggaggagctcggagtagagccgctgctcctccacatcgagaggagccagttgaggtggctcgggcatctataccggatgcctcctggacgccttcctcgggaggtgttccaggcacgtcccaccgggaggaggcccaggggacggcccaggacacgctggagggactatgtctctcggctggcctgggaacgccttgggctccccctggaggagctggaggaggtgtctggagagagggacgtctgggcgtctctgctgagtctgctgcccccgcgacccggtcctggataagcggaagacgacgaacgaacgaacgaatatATAATGTGTTATTGTTTATATGAGTCTTTATTCTACTTAGGATTTAACCCGGTTACTAAGCAAATTATGTTTTATGACATGCAGATTATGAAAATACATATTTGTATTTGACCATTAAAAttttttccctgttttctctgcgttcttttttgttttatctccaGCTGGCGAGGATGATTACTCCATAGACATTTTCTCCTTTGGCATCTGTACTCTAGAGGTGAGATTTTAAAAGGACTGTGACCCATTGGATGTAACTGTTTGtcaatttaactttttctttggtaccactagatggcagtacTGGAAATCCAGGCCAACGGAGATGCTGCAGTGTCCAAGGAGGCCATTGTGAATGCAGGTCAATCTCTGGAAGACCCTCTAATGAGAGTGAGTTTCAGTCCTAAATATACATCCAAGGGAGCAAGTACAAACGGGCAAAATCTCCCACAATACACCAAGAATACCTAACATACCCATTGATGCAGTTGATCTCAGAAGTGAATACACCCGTTAAGATTGTGTGGTGATAAAAGCAGACCATGCTAAATCATTTCAAACCTTTTTCCGCCTTTAGATTGTATTGTCCTCGCGGGGAAATTCACTGGGTGTGCTATCTATGCGTGTGAGAATAGTCCGGTATTTGCCAGTGAGCATATTATAAAAACAGGTGTAGCAGTACAGTAGGATGGACTGTATGATGCTTTGGTACAGTGACAGAAGGAGACTTGGAGCAACATAAAGTCCTCTGAATTTACGGAGGCTGATAGTTTCTTATAGCTCTGGTGTGGGGAGGAATTCAGCACACAGTCTTGTGTAGCTCCAGTGTTTGTAGTAAGTACTGGCGATGTGGTTGAGCCTACCCGCACGGCTTGTTGTCTGTTGCTCAAAAGGTTATGAATGAGATGAATCAGCCGAGGAGGAATATTAAGATGATGAAATTTCTGAATCGTCAGATGTCTCTGGATTGTGTTAAAAGCAGAACTGAAGTCCACGAAAAGTATCCTGATGTAATGGCCCAGGGACTCTAGATGCTGAAGAAGGGTGTGCAGCAGGCAGGCTTCCTCTGTGCCCCTCTAAGCCCTATCGGCATATTGGAGGAGGTCCAGTTTTGTAGAGTGACAATGGGTAGAATTACGCTCAACGGCAATTTCTCCAGGCATTTCATTATAAAGGGGGTGAGAGCAACTGGGCAGTGATGGTGTACATTGGTGGGCCGGTGTTCTTTTGGAACTGGGATGATAATGGTGGTTTTCCAGATGGCTGGTATTGTTGTGGTCTTGTTAATTTGGGTAAAGATCAAGTAAAAGATGGGTGAAAGCTTCTGTCAACAGTCCCTAAGCACCCTTGCTGGGATGCCGTCGGGCCCCGGAGCCTTGCCCAGCTTACATCGGCTGAGCTGTCGCCTTACTTGCTGTAGCTGACTGTTTCATGTGACTAAGCATGTGAACACTAATAGTTATTGCAGCTTGttaaaatttttacatttttccctcTAACCGGTTTTCTTGTTCTCCATTTGAATTTCCTGGATATGTGACTTTAATgatgcaaatgtttttaaatgatttatcacTCTACCAGGTTTTTGTCACAAAAGTGTAACAGAGGCGCTTACACTTTTGAGAGCTACTGTACATGCAATACACGGGTTTATTTTAGAGCACAAACTGAGAATTATGttcaatattaatatgaaaatgAGACCAGGAATTTATATTTCAAGAAATGTATGCTTAGTAACCCCAGGCCATATTGTGCAGTTGTGAACTAACTCTGTTTTTTGGGTCTCTGCAGGAGTTCACGCAGTCGTGTTTGCGTCACGACGCCAAGCTCCGTCCTACAGCTCACGACCTTCTGTTCCACAGAGTCCTGTTCGAAGTCCACTCCCTCAAACTGCTCGCCGCCCACTGCCTCAACAACAACCAGTGTGAGTTTTATCACCTCCACACGCCGAGCTTCCAAGATTCCCGCTCCCAAATCATCCATCTGCTCTTTTTAACGTTAATCCTCGCAG encodes the following:
- the LOC124858051 gene encoding nuclear receptor-binding protein 2-like isoform X1; its protein translation is MTMSVPERKSGSEGKEEESEDESEIVEESPCGRWQKRKEQVSQGNVPGVESASLAMDTEEGVEVVWNEVLFSDKKVFKAQEEKIKEMFENLMQVEHPNIVKFHKYWLDMKETEARVIFITEYMSSGSLKQFLKKTKKNHKTMNVKAWKRWCTQILSALNYLHSCDPPIIHGNLTCDTIFIQHNGLIKIGSVWHRLFVNVFPDASVHSKERQHRDEQRNLHFFAPEYGAGEDDYSIDIFSFGICTLEMAVLEIQANGDAAVSKEAIVNAGQSLEDPLMREFTQSCLRHDAKLRPTAHDLLFHRVLFEVHSLKLLAAHCLNNNQYLLPENCVEEKTKSFDPNAVMAEIRHDDRPGVQLKYSHVSPLELDKFLEDVKNGIYPLMNFATSRPHPVPRALSLSQEQVETVKTPTPEPQETETRKVIQMHCNLESNEEGTKTHVSHTVLQLSLFLKMDDKLHRQLSCDIFPTDTPKDLASELVHYAFINEEDSEKVAAFLEDSISRHRVRALAAGSNQ
- the LOC124858051 gene encoding nuclear receptor-binding protein 2-like isoform X2, whose protein sequence is MTMSVPERKSGSEGKEEESEDESEIVEESPCGRWQKRKEQVSQGNVPGVESASLAMDTEEGVEVVWNEVLFSDKKVFKAQEEKIKEMFENLMQVEHPNIVKFHKYWLDMKETEARVIFITEYMSSGSLKQFLKKTKKNHKTMNVKAWKRWCTQILSALNYLHSCDPPIIHGNLTCDTIFIQHNGLIKIGSVWHRLFVNVFPDASVHSKERQHRDEQRNLHFFAPEYGAGEDDYSIDIFSFGICTLEMAVLEIQANGDAAVSKEAIVNAGQSLEDPLMREFTQSCLRHDAKLRPTAHDLLFHRVLFEVHSLKLLAAHCLNNNQYLLPENCVEEKTKSFDPNAVMAEIRHDDRPGVQLKYSHVSPLELDKFLEDVKNGIYPLMNFATSRPHPVPRALSLSQEQVETVKTPTPEPQETETRKVIQMHCNLESNEEGTKTHLSLFLKMDDKLHRQLSCDIFPTDTPKDLASELVHYAFINEEDSEKVAAFLEDSISRHRVRALAAGSNQ
- the LOC124858051 gene encoding nuclear receptor-binding protein 2-like isoform X3, with the translated sequence MDTEEGVEVVWNEVLFSDKKVFKAQEEKIKEMFENLMQVEHPNIVKFHKYWLDMKETEARVIFITEYMSSGSLKQFLKKTKKNHKTMNVKAWKRWCTQILSALNYLHSCDPPIIHGNLTCDTIFIQHNGLIKIGSVWHRLFVNVFPDASVHSKERQHRDEQRNLHFFAPEYGAGEDDYSIDIFSFGICTLEMAVLEIQANGDAAVSKEAIVNAGQSLEDPLMREFTQSCLRHDAKLRPTAHDLLFHRVLFEVHSLKLLAAHCLNNNQYLLPENCVEEKTKSFDPNAVMAEIRHDDRPGVQLKYSHVSPLELDKFLEDVKNGIYPLMNFATSRPHPVPRALSLSQEQVETVKTPTPEPQETETRKVIQMHCNLESNEEGTKTHVSHTVLQLSLFLKMDDKLHRQLSCDIFPTDTPKDLASELVHYAFINEEDSEKVAAFLEDSISRHRVRALAAGSNQ